The following proteins are encoded in a genomic region of Candidatus Leptovillus gracilis:
- a CDS encoding CHAT domain-containing protein — protein MTDSLQTLYEKAARAEREYQAGHNPVLLDQAQERWQELLNQPDFAALPPVTQAHCLNRLGLVCWRQYWDCGQRESLPAALSYWHTAVTLTPATTDEYPLLHTHLSVAYQARFDQAGDEVDLDTAVFHAQQAIQSAPPEYVHHPAIFNNLGSALRSRYQRTNNFDDLDNALSAWTEALACIPDDHPERPSILHNRSLGLLERYEHTGQLADLQSAVTGCQTAVALAVARSNDKPIYCNTLGTALIARYRQLGEIADLDAASAVWQTAVDLTPPTSAARPQHLNNLGNGWRAKFEQSGQLSDLEQALVLWQEAVALTPATSPERARHLLNLGAGYKIRYGQTYRRSDLDAAITHYETAVSLTPVSSPAYSLHLANLATSYLTRFEQEGQAKDLQAALDAYEKAVARTRPASPEYPLFLAMRGQGLQSRFIHWGRMDDLDQSIADLQQACDLTPTTALNRPLYLSNLAESLRRRWQFLGKTADLERALSAARAAVALSAAKAPQRSVYLSILGALLHAQYQETGNAEELQAAIHTLQEAVNLASSDNSDRARYLTSLGSCWQDQYRQSGDLVHLDTAVGLHQQAIAMLSPSDILYPTVANNLGASLNQRHRAIVQETGVQKGSAPDLVAQAARAAYEDACKRGLERDPFITLQCAQTWGNWAMERGTWAEALDAYAYGAQVMTALYSRQTSQQNRNAWLRQGWRLYLQIAYSLARCGAFQEAVLTLEWERARWLQAELGSETAAPAMAERISWEQITAVSQEPLIYLLVSHLGGLALIVNQGAVTPLWFAGDETTWNQRLLHRAEADMAGGYLAAQLGIIPLQPALDALWPWLAETALRPIQQTLQTLAPMPPQTITLIPTGRLALLPWHAVPFQSPESWLVDCAICYAPSALTLWRSQQRPSLPSRPRLVAVAAPFIPGLADLPYAEWETAAIAPYFQPDMQKFAGTEARKTAVLPTLSFAHYLHFACHGEFTWQDPLFAGLYLSGDERLTLADIQQGGDLSLTRLVFLSACQTGINDFDQAPDEAISLAAGFLQIGVKGVIATLWPTPDLSTALLVQRFYQYHIQESRPPSRALHLAQRWLMQVTAEELAITFARLRQRNDERRPLFSTAWRRFAVMEAGERPFNHPYYWAAFTFTGV, from the coding sequence ATGACCGATTCCTTACAAACTCTTTACGAGAAAGCCGCCAGAGCCGAGCGTGAATATCAAGCCGGTCACAATCCCGTATTGCTTGATCAAGCGCAGGAACGGTGGCAGGAGTTACTGAACCAACCTGATTTCGCCGCGCTGCCGCCAGTGACACAAGCGCATTGCCTCAACCGCCTGGGACTTGTTTGCTGGCGACAGTATTGGGATTGTGGGCAACGGGAAAGTTTACCGGCAGCATTGAGTTACTGGCACACGGCCGTGACCCTCACGCCAGCGACAACTGATGAATATCCCCTTCTTCATACCCATCTCAGCGTCGCTTATCAAGCTCGCTTTGATCAAGCGGGCGATGAAGTAGATTTAGATACGGCCGTTTTCCACGCTCAACAGGCTATCCAATCTGCTCCGCCTGAATATGTCCATCACCCGGCCATTTTTAACAACCTGGGGTCCGCGCTGCGGTCGCGTTATCAGCGAACAAACAACTTCGACGACCTCGACAACGCTTTGTCCGCCTGGACGGAGGCACTGGCATGCATTCCCGACGATCATCCCGAACGGCCGTCTATCCTGCATAATCGCTCCCTAGGACTGCTGGAACGATATGAACATACCGGCCAACTGGCTGATTTACAATCGGCCGTCACTGGTTGCCAGACGGCCGTCGCCCTCGCCGTTGCCCGGTCTAATGACAAACCCATCTATTGCAATACACTGGGAACCGCCCTCATCGCTCGTTACCGTCAGTTGGGAGAAATAGCTGACTTAGACGCCGCCTCGGCTGTCTGGCAAACGGCCGTTGATCTCACACCGCCCACATCCGCCGCTCGCCCGCAGCATCTGAACAATTTGGGCAATGGCTGGCGGGCTAAATTTGAACAGAGTGGGCAATTGAGCGATTTGGAGCAGGCATTGGTCCTGTGGCAAGAAGCTGTCGCTTTAACGCCGGCCACATCTCCAGAGCGAGCGCGTCATCTGCTTAACCTGGGCGCAGGTTACAAGATTCGGTACGGTCAAACCTACCGTCGTTCCGATTTAGATGCCGCCATTACCCATTACGAAACGGCCGTTTCACTAACGCCAGTCTCTTCACCCGCTTACTCTTTGCACCTGGCCAATTTAGCCACAAGCTACCTTACCCGTTTTGAACAGGAAGGTCAGGCAAAAGATTTGCAAGCCGCGCTGGACGCTTACGAAAAGGCCGTTGCTCGCACCCGGCCAGCGTCCCCTGAATATCCCCTGTTTCTCGCCATGCGCGGGCAGGGATTACAAAGCCGGTTCATCCACTGGGGGCGGATGGACGATCTCGATCAATCCATTGCTGATTTACAACAAGCGTGCGATTTAACGCCTACCACTGCCCTTAACCGCCCCTTATACTTGAGCAATCTGGCTGAGAGCTTACGTCGCCGCTGGCAGTTCTTAGGTAAAACGGCCGATTTGGAACGCGCTCTGTCCGCAGCGCGCGCCGCAGTCGCCCTATCCGCCGCCAAAGCGCCGCAGCGATCTGTCTACTTGAGCATCTTGGGCGCGTTATTACACGCCCAGTACCAGGAAACAGGAAACGCCGAGGAGCTACAAGCCGCTATTCACACTCTTCAAGAAGCGGTCAATCTTGCGTCGTCAGATAATTCTGACCGGGCGCGTTATCTCACCAGTTTGGGAAGTTGTTGGCAAGACCAGTACCGGCAAAGCGGCGATTTGGTGCATTTGGACACGGCCGTTGGGTTGCACCAACAAGCGATAGCTATGTTATCTCCTTCCGACATACTCTATCCCACCGTCGCCAACAACCTGGGCGCATCCCTCAATCAGCGACATCGCGCAATAGTGCAAGAGACCGGCGTCCAGAAGGGTTCCGCGCCAGATTTAGTTGCTCAAGCCGCGCGCGCCGCTTATGAAGACGCCTGCAAACGTGGCCTCGAACGAGATCCCTTCATCACATTACAATGCGCGCAAACGTGGGGCAATTGGGCCATGGAAAGAGGCACCTGGGCCGAGGCGTTAGACGCTTACGCTTATGGTGCACAAGTCATGACCGCACTCTATTCGCGCCAGACTAGCCAACAAAACCGGAACGCCTGGTTAAGGCAAGGGTGGCGCTTGTATCTGCAAATCGCCTACTCGTTGGCGCGGTGCGGCGCTTTTCAGGAAGCGGTTCTGACCCTGGAGTGGGAACGCGCCCGCTGGTTGCAAGCGGAATTGGGATCGGAAACGGCCGCCCCGGCAATGGCTGAAAGAATTAGTTGGGAGCAGATAACGGCCGTTAGCCAGGAACCGCTCATCTATTTACTGGTTAGTCACCTGGGCGGGTTGGCATTAATTGTTAATCAAGGCGCAGTCACGCCGCTCTGGTTTGCGGGCGATGAGACGACATGGAACCAACGTCTTCTGCATCGGGCAGAAGCGGATATGGCTGGCGGATATCTGGCCGCACAGTTGGGGATCATCCCACTCCAGCCCGCTTTGGACGCGCTGTGGCCATGGTTGGCGGAAACAGCGCTGCGCCCTATCCAACAAACATTACAGACTTTAGCGCCAATGCCGCCACAGACTATCACGCTCATCCCCACTGGCCGATTGGCGCTGTTGCCCTGGCACGCCGTACCGTTCCAGTCGCCTGAAAGTTGGCTTGTTGACTGCGCCATTTGTTATGCGCCATCAGCTTTGACTTTATGGCGCAGCCAGCAACGGCCGTCTCTGCCATCTCGCCCACGTCTTGTTGCGGTTGCCGCCCCCTTCATCCCCGGATTGGCCGATCTCCCCTATGCGGAATGGGAAACGGCCGCGATTGCCCCATATTTTCAACCAGACATGCAAAAATTTGCGGGTACAGAGGCGAGGAAAACGGCCGTTTTGCCCACGCTCTCTTTCGCCCACTACTTGCACTTTGCTTGTCACGGCGAATTCACCTGGCAAGACCCGCTTTTCGCTGGTCTGTATCTATCTGGAGATGAGAGGCTAACATTGGCCGACATCCAACAAGGCGGCGATTTATCTTTGACCCGACTGGTCTTTCTTTCTGCCTGTCAGACTGGGATCAACGACTTCGATCAGGCGCCTGACGAAGCGATTAGTCTGGCGGCCGGCTTTCTGCAAATAGGGGTCAAAGGCGTTATTGCCACTTTGTGGCCGACGCCAGATTTATCAACGGCACTGCTTGTACAACGCTTTTACCAGTACCATATTCAGGAAAGCCGCCCTCCATCGCGGGCCTTGCATCTGGCGCAACGGTGGCTGATGCAGGTAACGGCCGAGGAGTTAGCAATTACGTTTGCCCGCCTGCGCCAACGGAATGATGAGCGACGGCCCTTGTTTTCCACAGCCTGGCGGCGGTTTGCGGTGATGGAAGCGGGGGAACGGCCGTTTAACCATCCTTATTATTGGGCGGCGTTTACGTTTACGGGAGTATAG
- a CDS encoding tetratricopeptide repeat protein, translated as MGFFKRLFGKPSQPVDKPSPASSSPSTSLPALIDPILAQLQQPPRSILDMPQRVTMCRQALAIITRMQNEALWAALQSELGRNLAWTPQGDRAENIEQAIAAYQDALQVRTRAAMPVQWASTMNNLATAYFSRIRGDRAENIEQAIAAYQEVLQVTTRAAMPVEWATIMNNLAAAYSDRIRGDRAENIEQSIAAYQDALQVRTRAAMPVDWAQAMNNLALAYGNRIRGDRAENIEQAIAAYQDALQVRTRATMPVDWATTMNNLAIAYGNRIRGDRAENIEQAIAAYQDALQVMTHATMPVDWANTMNNLALAYADRIRGDRAENIEQAIAAYQDALQVRTRAAMPVDWAITMNNLALAYADRIRGDRAKNIEQAIAAYQDALQVMTRATMPVDWATTRNNLALAYGNRIRGDRAENIEQAITAYEEVLQVRTRATMPVDWATTMNNLAIAYSDRIRGDRAKNIEQAIAAYQDALQVMTRATMPVDWATTRNNLALAYGNRIRGDRAENIEQAIAAYEEVLQVRTRATMPVDWATTMNNLAIAYGNRIRGDRAKNIEQAIAAYEEALQVMTRATMPVEWAMVTMGLATAYADRIRGDRAKNIEQAIAAYEEALGIQTVELLPADHQRTQRNLGNLLFGEQQWLAAKTAYAGAVQAGQFLLDTAYTEAGRQAEVRQAAQLFAHSAYCLWQLRQPTAALQQLEQGKTRLLNQTLALGDVNLTDLSPVQQNTMQTLRQAVRNLEGEMRLPPDTPARRDDRQLADLLRDARARLSQQIEAVRAEHPDFMPTGLDVADIFTLIPANGILIAPCLTSQGSFVFIVPSGVWELTADHILPLPGLTTDYLTELLQGAEDEAALSGWLGAYGGFLRNEDTSAQEAWFQAINAVASQLWDALMGPIHQQLQTLNPPDGAPILLMPQGGLGLLPLHAAWRQVSSQPRYFSDDYTVTYAPSAYAVHISRQHAAQPERQARSLFAAINPTRDLKYTSIEGEAISQFFSPTNQIILHENDATASAFPTAAQGHAYIHYSGHGYYHWDDPQQSGLQLADKAYTLADILSGLDLSACRLVTLSACETGITEFQKAPDEYVGLPAGFLQAGAPAVVSTLWAVNDLSTMLLMERFYQLHLQDGLDFASALRQAQLWLRDVTAGELAERFGEERMKLKGSRLTLAEVGDYWRRFAAEEPESQPFEHPYYWAAFTFTGA; from the coding sequence ATGGGCTTTTTTAAACGTCTTTTTGGCAAACCTTCCCAACCCGTCGACAAACCATCTCCGGCTTCCTCGTCACCCTCAACCAGCCTGCCCGCGCTAATTGACCCTATTTTGGCTCAATTACAGCAGCCACCCCGCAGCATTCTTGATATGCCCCAACGGGTTACGATGTGCAGGCAGGCATTGGCAATAATTACCAGAATGCAAAACGAGGCGTTGTGGGCCGCCCTGCAAAGTGAATTGGGCAGAAATCTGGCCTGGACACCACAAGGCGACCGGGCGGAGAACATCGAGCAGGCCATCGCTGCCTATCAAGACGCCCTCCAGGTCAGGACCCGCGCCGCCATGCCCGTCCAATGGGCGTCGACCATGAATAACCTGGCGACCGCTTACTTTTCCCGCATTCGCGGCGACCGGGCAGAGAACATCGAGCAGGCCATCGCCGCCTATCAAGAGGTCCTCCAGGTAACGACCCGCGCTGCCATGCCCGTCGAATGGGCGACGATCATGAATAACCTGGCGGCCGCTTATTCAGACCGCATTCGCGGCGACCGGGCGGAGAACATCGAGCAGTCTATCGCCGCCTATCAAGACGCTCTCCAGGTCAGGACCCGCGCCGCCATGCCCGTCGACTGGGCGCAAGCCATGAATAATCTTGCGCTCGCTTACGGCAACCGCATTCGCGGCGACCGGGCAGAGAACATCGAGCAGGCCATCGCTGCCTATCAAGACGCCCTCCAGGTCAGGACCCGCGCCACCATGCCCGTCGACTGGGCGACCACCATGAATAACCTGGCGATCGCTTACGGCAACCGCATTCGCGGCGACCGGGCGGAGAACATCGAGCAGGCCATCGCCGCCTATCAAGACGCCCTCCAGGTCATGACCCACGCCACCATGCCCGTTGACTGGGCGAACACCATGAATAACCTGGCGCTCGCTTACGCAGACCGCATTCGCGGTGACCGGGCAGAAAACATCGAGCAGGCCATCGCTGCCTATCAAGACGCCCTCCAGGTAAGGACCCGCGCCGCCATGCCCGTTGACTGGGCGATCACCATGAATAACCTGGCGCTCGCTTACGCAGACCGCATTCGCGGTGACCGGGCGAAGAACATCGAGCAGGCCATCGCCGCCTATCAAGACGCCCTCCAGGTCATGACCCGCGCCACCATGCCCGTCGACTGGGCGACAACCAGGAATAATCTGGCGCTCGCTTACGGCAACCGCATTCGCGGCGACCGGGCGGAGAACATCGAGCAGGCCATCACTGCCTATGAAGAGGTCCTTCAGGTCAGGACCCGCGCCACCATGCCCGTCGACTGGGCGACCACCATGAATAACCTGGCGATCGCTTATTCAGACCGCATTCGCGGTGATCGGGCGAAGAACATCGAGCAGGCCATCGCCGCCTATCAAGACGCCCTCCAGGTCATGACCCGCGCCACCATGCCCGTCGACTGGGCGACAACCAGGAATAATCTGGCGCTCGCTTACGGCAACCGCATTCGCGGCGACCGGGCAGAGAACATCGAGCAGGCCATCGCTGCCTATGAAGAGGTCCTTCAGGTCAGGACCCGCGCCACCATGCCCGTCGACTGGGCGACCACCATGAATAACCTGGCGATCGCTTACGGCAACCGCATTCGCGGTGACCGGGCGAAGAACATCGAGCAGGCCATCGCTGCCTATGAAGAGGCCCTCCAGGTCATGACCCGCGCCACCATGCCCGTCGAATGGGCTATGGTTACCATGGGCTTGGCGACCGCTTACGCAGACCGCATTCGCGGTGACCGGGCGAAGAACATCGAGCAGGCCATCGCTGCCTATGAAGAGGCCCTCGGCATCCAAACAGTGGAGCTGCTACCGGCCGATCATCAGAGAACGCAGCGCAATCTCGGAAATCTACTGTTTGGCGAACAACAATGGCTGGCAGCCAAAACTGCTTATGCCGGCGCGGTGCAAGCCGGGCAGTTCTTGCTAGACACTGCCTACACTGAGGCTGGCCGCCAGGCGGAAGTGCGCCAGGCAGCGCAGTTGTTTGCCCACTCCGCTTACTGTTTGTGGCAGTTGAGACAGCCCACCGCTGCCTTACAACAGTTGGAACAGGGCAAAACCCGCCTCCTCAACCAGACATTAGCTTTAGGAGATGTCAATTTGACCGACCTCTCGCCGGTCCAACAAAACACCATGCAAACCTTGCGCCAGGCTGTGCGCAATCTTGAGGGGGAGATGCGTCTACCGCCGGACACCCCGGCCCGCCGCGATGATCGCCAACTGGCCGATCTGCTCCGCGACGCCCGCGCTCGACTCAGCCAGCAGATTGAAGCCGTTCGCGCCGAGCATCCCGATTTCATGCCCACCGGTCTGGATGTGGCTGACATTTTCACCCTTATTCCCGCCAACGGCATCCTCATCGCTCCTTGTCTGACCTCTCAGGGCAGTTTTGTCTTCATTGTGCCATCTGGGGTTTGGGAACTCACTGCCGACCATATCCTGCCCTTACCAGGCTTAACCACCGATTACCTGACCGAACTGCTACAGGGGGCAGAGGATGAGGCTGCTTTGAGCGGTTGGCTGGGTGCCTATGGTGGTTTTCTGCGAAATGAGGACACCAGCGCTCAAGAAGCTTGGTTCCAGGCCATCAACGCTGTCGCCAGTCAATTATGGGATGCTTTGATGGGACCAATCCACCAACAGTTGCAAACATTGAACCCTCCTGACGGTGCGCCGATTCTGCTCATGCCCCAGGGCGGCCTGGGCTTGCTGCCCTTACACGCCGCCTGGCGTCAGGTTAGCAGCCAGCCCCGCTATTTTAGCGATGATTACACCGTTACCTACGCTCCCAGTGCCTACGCCGTACACATCAGCCGCCAGCACGCTGCCCAACCAGAACGACAAGCCCGCTCCCTCTTCGCCGCTATCAACCCTACCCGTGATTTAAAATATACCTCTATTGAAGGCGAAGCCATTTCTCAATTTTTCTCACCTACTAATCAGATAATTTTGCATGAAAACGATGCTACGGCTTCCGCTTTTCCCACAGCGGCGCAAGGCCATGCCTATATCCACTACTCTGGACACGGTTACTACCATTGGGACGACCCACAGCAATCCGGTTTGCAACTGGCCGACAAAGCGTACACCCTGGCCGATATCCTCAGCGGCCTGGACTTGAGCGCCTGTCGCCTCGTCACCCTCTCCGCTTGCGAAACGGGCATTACCGAATTCCAAAAAGCGCCGGATGAGTATGTGGGGCTGCCGGCCGGGTTCCTGCAAGCAGGCGCGCCGGCGGTGGTCAGTACACTATGGGCGGTGAATGACCTCTCGACCATGCTGCTGATGGAGCGTTTCTACCAGCTTCATTTGCAGGACGGCCTGGACTTCGCCTCAGCGCTCCGCCAGGCGCAGTTGTGGCTTCGGGACGTGACGGCCGGGGAGTTGGCGGAGCGCTTTGGCGAGGAGCGGATGAAGTTGAAGGGCAGTCGGTTGACGCTCGCGGAAGTGGGGGATTATTGGCGGCGGTTTGCGGCGGAGGAACCGGAGAGTCAACCATTTGAGCATCCTTATTATTGGGCGGCGTTCACGTTTACGGGCGCATGA
- a CDS encoding YoaH family protein, with the protein MALFGHHQEQQAVDEIKKLLVEGINSQVATMQAAAQIVIVRVA; encoded by the coding sequence ATTGCGCTCTTCGGCCACCATCAGGAACAGCAGGCGGTAGATGAGATAAAGAAGCTGCTGGTAGAAGGCATCAACAGTCAGGTCGCCACGATGCAGGCGGCGGCGCAAATTGTCATTGTGCGGGTGGCGTAA
- a CDS encoding trypsin-like peptidase domain-containing protein gives MNFKMEDFGTRQYTEQTIAAQVCCIELNLHPDGIQPQQGTGFLIAPDLILTNYHVVQYLFNIEDKQAKGESWAWPEDVTIYFDRFTNPIQDKISNGLPFTLAKNWAIEWSKHSLMDTHGESKLKPISVEELDYAILRLADPVGMQNLIIENENRRRGWIGISELSYAYKQDEELLIFQYPIGMPLQIARGKVTRSLNETRTRIYYQVDANYGSSGAPCFNSNWELIAIHRRRIHEDGRENEREGIPISAVANRQKLLDRPFRLLVSESEKHAAGITTKNLLLPTTSELIAKVYDRFEYVPQRILQTLLDEVGQSSLGTDKMDFRIWLQQLVQLRTQPDRQTWTYMCLEFHLGVNNMNYDLSAFRDCSPFLTVRFIYSVNDSLMSHLERLQTLEPEIRYAPPDVQLDSINDARATVDSIRKEILQTLVLFAKYDLRIAGKVAESNKALIQCLNRLSNGMRRSSRFSSGQRSRGTTTTFQVSDNLQQLEIMMKNYIDWLIDLTSEAEIKLQTIFSDN, from the coding sequence ATGAATTTTAAAATGGAGGATTTTGGCACCCGTCAGTATACTGAACAGACGATTGCTGCACAAGTTTGTTGCATTGAGCTTAACCTGCACCCGGATGGTATCCAACCTCAACAGGGTACAGGCTTCTTGATTGCGCCAGATTTAATTCTTACTAACTATCATGTGGTTCAGTATTTGTTTAACATCGAAGATAAGCAGGCTAAAGGCGAATCTTGGGCTTGGCCAGAGGATGTAACTATATACTTTGATCGGTTTACAAATCCAATCCAGGATAAGATATCCAATGGCCTTCCTTTCACATTAGCTAAAAATTGGGCTATTGAATGGAGCAAGCATAGCTTAATGGATACACATGGTGAATCAAAACTCAAACCCATAAGTGTCGAAGAACTAGATTATGCAATTCTTCGACTAGCGGATCCTGTCGGAATGCAAAACCTTATCATTGAAAACGAAAATAGAAGACGTGGGTGGATCGGAATATCAGAACTCAGCTATGCATATAAACAAGACGAAGAGTTATTAATATTTCAATATCCAATTGGGATGCCGTTGCAAATTGCACGCGGTAAGGTAACTCGCAGTTTGAATGAGACTCGCACCCGAATATATTACCAGGTTGATGCAAATTATGGTTCATCTGGAGCACCCTGCTTTAATTCAAATTGGGAGCTTATTGCCATTCATCGTAGGCGCATACATGAGGATGGACGTGAAAACGAACGTGAGGGAATTCCAATCAGTGCAGTTGCAAACAGACAAAAGTTGTTAGATAGACCCTTTAGGCTACTAGTTAGTGAATCAGAAAAACATGCGGCTGGTATTACTACAAAGAATCTTCTATTACCGACTACTTCTGAACTAATAGCAAAAGTTTACGATCGTTTTGAATACGTTCCACAACGGATTCTGCAAACTCTTTTGGATGAAGTAGGCCAAAGCTCTCTGGGCACAGATAAGATGGATTTTCGTATATGGCTGCAACAATTAGTACAGCTTCGTACTCAGCCCGATCGCCAAACATGGACATATATGTGTTTGGAATTTCATTTAGGAGTAAACAATATGAATTACGATTTGTCGGCTTTTAGAGATTGTTCACCTTTTCTAACGGTACGCTTTATATACAGTGTCAACGACTCTCTAATGTCTCATTTAGAGCGACTCCAAACGCTTGAGCCAGAAATCCGGTATGCACCCCCTGATGTTCAGCTCGACAGCATCAACGATGCACGGGCTACAGTGGACAGTATAAGGAAAGAGATACTACAAACCTTGGTGCTTTTCGCTAAATATGATTTGAGAATTGCAGGCAAGGTGGCTGAAAGTAACAAAGCACTTATTCAGTGTTTGAATCGACTGTCGAATGGCATGAGGAGATCGAGCAGATTCTCCTCAGGACAAAGATCTCGAGGAACCACTACCACTTTCCAGGTTTCAGACAATCTTCAACAACTAGAGATAATGATGAAGAATTATATTGATTGGCTTATAGACTTGACCTCTGAAGCTGAAATCAAGTTGCAAACAATTTTTTCGGATAACTAA